The proteins below are encoded in one region of Apium graveolens cultivar Ventura chromosome 4, ASM990537v1, whole genome shotgun sequence:
- the LOC141719086 gene encoding uncharacterized protein LOC141719086 produces the protein MLVKSLSKADHISHLSEAFEVVRNHKMMLNPSKCAFGVVSGNCLGHMVSKKGIEANPDKIKSILDMESPRSIKDVQKLTGRIAALRRLVVAQVSGEFEAMDDTMAKYLRVVKGILAQFDEWCQRHAPIVRQPPERLASINIPISFAMWGMDILGPFPIASGQRKFIVVAIDYFTKLIEAKALAKITTKKIAQFFWENVICRYGIPRILVTDNGKQFDNAEFREYCDDNNIELRFTSVAHPQANGRAKVVNRIILDGLKKSVECSRNTWVDELLPILWAYRTTCKVTTEATPFMLVYRSEAVVPLEITHASPRIEAYEPETNEEGMRLALDLIEEARDEGDLVLRKIEASGALTGKDLLRSGRHWDEDPTS, from the exons atgttagtcaaaagcctaAGCAAGGCCGATCATATTAGCCACCTCAGTGAGGCATTTGAAGTGGTAAGgaaccacaagatgatgttaaacccatCCAAGTGTGCTTTTGGCGTTGTGTCTGGAAATTGTTTGGGTCATATGGTCTCTAAGAAGGGGATAGAGGCCAACCCCGACAAGATCAAATCCATCCTAGACATGGAGTCACCACGCTCCATTAAGGACGTTCAGAAGCTGACTGGAAGAATTGCAGCTCTAcggag ACTTGTAGTTGCTCAAGTTAGTGGGGAGTTTGAGGCCATGGATGATACTATGGCCAAGTACCTGAGAGTCGTAAAGGGAATACTGGCTCAGTTCGATGAATG GTGCCAGAGGCACGCTCCAATAGTACGACAGCCCCCAGAGAGGCTTGCATCAATCAACATACCCATCTCTTTTGCAATGTGGGGAATGGACATACTTGGACCATTTCCTATAGCATCGGGACAGAGGAAGTTCATTGTGGTAGCAATAGATTACTTTACAAAGTTGATTGAGGCTAAGgcactagccaagataaccaccaagaaAATTGCCCAATTCTTTTGGGAGAATGTGATATGCCGGTATGGAATCCCACGCATCCTTGTCACGGataatgggaaacaatttgataatGCAGAGTTCAGAGAGTACTGCGACGATAACAACATAGAACTTCGCTTCACCTCGGTTGCGCATCCTCAGGCAAACGGGCGAGCGAAAGTTGTTAAcagaatcatccttgatggacttaagaagaGTGTGGAATGCTCGAGAAACACTTGGGTGGATGAGTTGCTGCCTATACTATGGGCATATCGTACCACCTGCAAAGTGACAACTGAAGCTACCCCATTCATGCTGGTTTACAGATCCGAGGCAGTGGTGCCCCTTGAGATCACTCATGCATCCCCTAGGATCGAAGCTTACGAGCCAGAGACCAatgaagaaggcatgaggctcgcCCTCGATCTCATTGAAGAGGCCAGGGATGAG GGAGATTTGGTTCTGAGGAAGATTGAGGCATCAGGGGCCCTAACTGGGAAGGACCTTCTAAGGTCAGGAAGACACTGGGACGAAGATCCTACAAGTTAG